The DNA window CACAACGACGTTCTCGCCGGTGGCCTCAAGCACGGGGTGCTCAGCTCGATGCAGCGATTCGTGGTCCGCCGGGCGGATGTGGTGCTCGGCGCGTCCTCCGACCTGGTCGCCGAGGCCAAGGCGCTGGGCGCGGAGTCGGCACGGCTCGCCCCGGTGGCCGCCCCGGCGCTGAAGGAGGCGACCCGCACGCGGGCGGACGTACGCGCCGAGCTCGGCGTCGGCGACGGCCCGCTGCTGCTCGCGGTCGGGCGGCTGGCGCCGCAGAAGTCGTACGAGGTGCTGCTCGGCGCGGTGGCCCGGCTCACCGACCGTTCCCCGCGTCCCGCGCTGGTGATCGCGGGTGAGGGCACGGAACGCGCCGGTCTCACCGCCCGCATCGAGGCGGAGGGGCTGCCGGTGACGCTGCTCGGGCACCGTACGGACGTCCCCGACCTGCTCGCGGCGGCCGACGTCTTCGTGCTGTCCAGCCGCTGGGAGGCCCGGGCGCTGGTCGCGCAGGAGGCGCTCCGTACCGGCGTCCCGCTGGTGGCGACCGACGCCGGCGGCATCCCCGAGCTCGTCGGCGACGCGGCGCTGCTCGTCCCCCCAGGCGACGACGCCGCCTTCGCGGCCGCGGTCGCCCGCGTGCTGGACGACCCGGCGCTGGCCGACACGCTCCGTACCTCCGGCCAGAAGCAGGCTGCCACCTGGCCCGACGAGGACGACGCGGCGGACGCCTTGAAGGAGCTCTACGACGAGCTGACATCGGGGACAAAACCCTAGGCACCGGCGTGGTGCGTCGGGTCCCGGCGAGGGGTTGTTAAGCTTGAAGCCCGTGGACTTGCTGGGTCCGAACCCGGATGCCAGCCCCTCGCCCTCACCACGGGGAGTAACTCTTGGCAGCTGCGCAGCCGACCAGGCATATTTTCGTCACCGGGGGCGTCGCCTCCTCCCTAGGCAAGGGGCTCACCGCCTCGAGTCTCGGCAACCTGTTGAAGGCCCGAGGCTTACGGGTGACGATGCAGAAGCTCGACCCGTACCTCAACGTCGATCCCGGAACGATGAACCCGTTCCAGCACGGCGAGGTCTTCGTCACCGACGACGGCGCCGAGACCGACCTCGACATCGGGCACTACGAACGGTTCCTCGACGTCGACCTCAACCGGATCGCGAACGTCACGACCGGCCAGGTCTACTCGAGCGTGATCGCCAAGGAGCGCCGCGGCGACTACCTCGGCGACACCGTTCAGGTGATCCCGCACATCACGAACGAGATCAAGGCCCGCATCCGCGCGATGGCCGGGCCCGAGGTCGACGTGGTGATCACCGAGATCGGCGGCACGATCGGCGACATCGAGTCGCTGCCGTTCATCGAGGCGGCCCGTCAGGTCCGCCGCGACGTCGGCCGGGACAACGTGTTCTTCCTGCACGTCTCGCTGGTGCCGTACCTGGCGCCGTCCGGCGAGCTCAAGACCAAGCCGACCCAGCACTCGGTCGCGGCGCTGCGCAACATCGGTATCCAGCCCGACGCGCTCGTCTGCCGCTCGGACCGCCAGCTGCCGGCGTCGGTGAAGCGCAAGATCGCGCTGATGTGCGACGTGGACGAGGAGGCCGTGGTCTCCTGCCCGGACGCGCCGAGCATCTACGACATCCCGAAGGTGCTGCACGGCGAGGCGTTGGACGCGTACGTCGTCCGCCGGCTCAACCTGCCGTTCCGCGATGTCGACTGGACCCGGTGGGACCAGCTGCTCCGCCGCGTGCACCACCCGGCGGACGAGGTGACGGTCGCGCTCGTCGGCAAGTACGTCGACCTGCCCGACGCGTACCTCTCGGTCTCCGAGGCCTTGCGTGCTGGCGGGTTCGAGCACGACACGAAGGTGCATCTGCGTTGGGTGCCGTCCGACGAGTGCCTCACGCCGGAGGGCGCGGCCAAGCACCTGGCGGACGTCGACGCGGTCTGCATCCCGGGCGGCTTCGGCGTGCGCGGGATCGAGGGCAAGATCGGCGCGATCCGGTACGCCCGCGAGCACTCGCTGCCCACGTTGGGACTCTGCCTTGGCCTGCAGTGCATGGTGATCGAGGTCGCGCGTGACCTCGGCGGGCTCGCGGACGCGAACTCGACGGAGTTCGACGGGTCGTCGCCGCAGCCGGTGATCGCGACGATGGAGGAGCAGCGCGAGATCGTCGCGGGCACCGGTGACATGGGCGGCACGATGCGGCTCGGCCTGTACCCGGCGAAGCTGCTTGACGGGTCGTTGGTGCGCGAGGCGTACGGCGAGCCGTACATCGAGGAACGGCACCGGCACCGGTACGAGGTCAACAACTCGTTCCGCTCGCAGCTCGAGGCGTCCGGGCTCGTCTTCTCCGGCACGTCGCCGGACGGGCGGCTGGTGGAGTTCATCGAGCTGGACCGTTCGGTGCACCCGTACTTCGTCGCCACCCAGGGGCACCCGGAGCTCCGGTCGCGCCCAACCCGGCCGCACCCTCTCTTCGCGGGGCTGGTCGCGGCGGCGTTGACGCGGCAGCGCGAGATGCAGCTGCCGGTGGGGGAGCTGCACCTGGCGCGAGCGGACGAGCCGGTCGAGGCGGTTGCTGAGGTCGAGGACGACGAGAACTCCGCCCAGCTCGGCGCCGTCGCCGAGTCCTGGGCGCAGGCGGCGCGTACGTGACCTCCGACGTGTTGCGCGACTCGCCTGAGCAGTGGCCGGTCTCGTCGTCTGCGGTGTCCTTGGCGACGGGGCGGGTGATCTCCGTGCGCGAGGACACGCTCGGCCCCGGGTTCGTCCGGGACGTGGTGGTGCACCCGGGCGCGGTCGGCGTGATCGCGCTCGACGACGAGGAGCGGGTGCTGCTCGTTCGGCAGTACCGGCACCCGGTCGGGCACCGGCTGTACGAGCCGCCGGCTGGCCTGCTCGACGTCTCCGGTGAGGACTACCTCGTGGGGGCGCAGCGGGAGCTGTACGAGGAGGGCCACGTCCGCGCCTCGTCCTGGCGGGTGCTCGTGGACGCGTTCACCTCGCCGGGGATGACGACCGAGGCGCTGCGGATCTACCTGGCGCGGGACCTGTCGGAGCCGGAGCAGGAGCGGTACGCCGGCGAGCACGAAGAGGCCGACATGCCAATCGTCTGGGCGCCGCTTTCCTTGTTGGTGGAGCAGATCCTGGCGGGGGAGCTGCACAACCCCACACTGGTGATGGGCTGCCTCGCCGCCTGGGCCGCGCGGAACGGCGCCGGCTACAACGCCCTCCGCGACCCCTCCGCCCCCTGGCCCGCCCGCGACCGTCTTGGATGAAGGGCACCTTCATCCAATAGGTTTGGATGAAGGTGCACTTCATCCAAACCTCAGGTGGGGAGCTAGGCGATCCGCAGGGCGGACTGCCAGTTGGTGCCGAGGCTCTGCTGGGCCTTCATGTGCAGGAGCTGGAAGCCCTCGAGCGCGCGGGAGTGCCTGAGCGCGCCGACGTCGACGGGCCTGAGGCCGCCGTCGCTGGCGAGCTGCGCGACCTGCTGGCGCGCGGTCTCGTCGTCGCCGGCGATGAACACGTCGAGCTTCTCGTCGCCGAGCAACGTTCCGGCGAACGTCGTGTTGAACGCCTTCACCACGTTCACGCCGGGCGCCACCGTGGCGAGCTCCTCGGCGGCCGAGGAGTCGGCGGGTACGACCAGCGCGTCGAACGTCGAGAAGTCGACCGGGTTGGAGATGTCGACCACCGTCTTGCCGTTGAGCGCGTCCCCGTACGTGGCCAGGACGTCCTTGAGCGCGCCGTACGGAACGGCCAGGACGACGACGTCCGCGCCGGCCACACCCTCGCCGACCGCGACGTCCGCACCGGCCACGCGGCCGCGCACCTCGTCCGCCAGAGCCGTCCCCTTGGTCGCGTCGCGAGCCACGATCCGCACACTGTGACCACCCAATGCCGCGCGTGTCGCGATCCCACCGGCCATGTTGCCCGCACCGACAATGCTTACCCGCATGGCGAATCTCCTCAGTCGAAGTAAGTTGACGCTTCAAGTCATCTCGGAGCATACGCCACTTCAGTTGAAGCTTCAACTGACGGATCTTGATCGACCTATGTAGATCAAGTCGCCGCCGCTGACTGGGTCGGGGGCACCCTGGTCCCATAGGTTCGGACGAGGGTGCCCCCGACCCAACTCCAGGCGACGGCGGCGGCGGTTTGGGTGAGGGGCACCCTGGTCCCATAGGTTCGGACGAGGGTGCCCCCGACCCAAGCCGCGCCCGCCCACGCCTTGATCTACATAGGTCGGTTAGCGCGAGGTCGGCTCGATCTGGTGGAGGATCCGCTTGGCGGCGCTCCCGAGCTGGCGGTACTGCGTGGCACTGAGCGCGTCGACGACGAGCTCGCGGACGGCGGCCACGTGACCCGGTGCCGCAGCCACGACCTTGGCGCGGCCGGGCTTGGTGAGGACCGCGTTCGTGTACCGCCCGTCCTCCGGGCACGGCCGGCGCCGCACCCAGCCGCGGTCCTCGAGCCGCTTGACGACATGTGACAGCCGCGACAGCGAGGCGGCGACGAACGACGCGAGTTCGCTCATCCGTACGGTCTCGTCCGGAGCCTCCGCGAGCCGCCCCAGCACGAGGTACTCGAAGTGCGTCATCCCCGAGTCCCGCAACAGCTGCGCGTCGAGGGCCGCGGGCAGCTTCATCATCACCGCGGCGAACGGGCGCCAGGAGTCCTGCTCTGCCTCGGACAGCCAGCGAGGCTCGTCGTTCTGACTCATACTGGCCAGCCTAGCTCCGAGCTTGAAGCTTCAACCCCCTTGACCTTCATTGTCGCAGCTCCGGCTCGCTCAGTTTCGCCGCACGCCACCGTCTGCCCCGCGACGTCCCGGCGTTCAGTCTGGGCTGCTTCGACGAGCCGGACTGCGGCTAGGTTGGAAGAGTGATCGACGAGCTGCGGAAAACGTTCCAGGACCCGCCCGCCGACTGCCGCCCGATGATGCGCTGGTGGTGGTTCGGCCCGTCAGTCGAACGCGACGAGCTCACCCGCGAGCTCGAGGCCATGCACGACGCCGGGCTCGGCGGCGCCGAGGTCGCCGTCGTCTACCCGCTGAGCGAGTCAACCGACCGCTATCTCTCCAAGGAGTTCCTCGCCGACCTGCGCCACGCAGCCGACGAGGCACAGCGGCTCGGGCTCCGTTTCGACGTCACGCTCGGCAGCGGTTGGCCGTTCGGCGGCCCGCACGTCACGCCTGACCTGGCCGCGCGCAAGCTGCACTGGGACCGCCAGGAAGTCGGCCTGGAAGCCGCCGATCTCCCTGCCCCCCAAACCTGGCCGGACGACGAGCTCGTCGCCGCGTACGTGGGGGAGGGCACCGCGAAGGAGACCCCCACGTCGTTCGACCAGCTGCCCATCGTCGACGGGACGATCCGCGTCCCCGCGGGAACAGGTCCGCGCGTCGTCCTCACCGCCGTGTCGAGGCTCACCGGCCAGCACGTCAAGCGCGCCGCCGCCGGCGCCGAAGGCCTGGCGCTCGACCACTACTCGGCAGCCGCGACCGCCAACCACATCGAGGCGGTCTGCGAGCCCCTGGTGAACGCCGTCGGCCCCGAACGGCTCGGCTCGGTCTTCTGCGACAGCCTCGAAGTGTACGACGCCGACTGGACGCCGAACGCGCTGGCGGAGTTCGAGGAACGCCGCGGCTACGACCCGCGACCGAGACTCTGGCAAGTCCACGTTGACAACCCCGAAGCGCCCAAACTACGCGCCGACTTCTACCGCACGCTCACCGAGCTGCTCGAAGAGAACTTCCTTGCCCCGTTGCAGAGTTGGGCAGCCAAGAAGGGTGTCAAGTTCCGCTTGCAAGGCTACGGCGAACCGCCTGCTACGGTGAGCAGCTACCGCTTCGCCGACATTGTCGAGGGCGAAGGCTGGGGCTGGAAGGACCTACCTCCGACGCGCTGGGCGTCGTCGGCCGCGCAGTTGTACGGCAAGCAGATCGTCTCGTCGGAGGTCTGGACGTTCGTGCACGCGCCGTCGATGCGGGCCACGCCGCTCGATCTCCAAGCAGAGCTGCACGAACACCTGCTCTGCGGCGTCAACCACGTCATCGGCCACGGCTGGCCCTACTCGCCGTCCAACGCCAACGGACTCGGCTGGATCTTCTACGCCGCCGGCGCGCTGGACGACCGCAACCCGTGGTGGCCGGCGATGCGGCCGTTCGCCGCGTACGTCCAACGCCTGTGCTGGCTGCTCCGCCAGGGCGAACGGGTCAGCGACGTCGGCATCTACGTTCCCGCGCGCGACGTCTACGCGAAGATGCAGCCGAGCCAGCCGAAGGGCATCGATCTCTGGCGCAGGACCAGGGACGCGATCGGCTTCGAGCTCACCAGGTCGATTCGTGAAGCGGGCTTCGACTTCGACCTGTTCGACGACGACGCGATCGGGGTGCTCGACGACGGTCGCTTCCCGATCGTCGTCGTCCCCGGGGCGAACGACGTCGCAGAACGCTTGCAGGCAAGGACGCCGGACGTCACGATCGCCCCGCCACGCCCCGCGGTGGGCTTCGTGCACAGGAAGATCGGCGATGTCGACGCCTACCTCGTCGCGAACACCGGCCCGAACGTCGAGGAGTTCCAGCTCACCCCGCGCGACACGCACCAGTGGATCGAACGCTGGGACCCGCACACCGGCGACGTGCTGAGCCGCGGCGCAACCTCCATCCCGCTCCGGCTGGAGGCGTACGAGGCCGCCGTACTCGTCGCGTTCGACGGCGACGCGACCCCGACGGAGCCGACCGCCCCGCAGGCCGTGCACGAGCTCGACGGCGACTGGACGGTCCGCTTCGGCGCCGACCCGACGCCCGTCACGCTCCCGCACCGCTGGGAGGACGATCCCGTCCTCGAGCACTACTCGGGCAGCGCGACGTACGCGACCACGGTCGAGCACGGAGAAGGCGAGGTCTGGCTCGACCTCGGCGACACGACACCGGGGGAGCCGGCCGAGCTCGGCCTGCTCTGGCACCTCGCCGGCCCCGCGTACCAAGCCGCGGCCGAGCCGCCCGTCGGCGTCGTCGCCGAGGTCTCGCTCAACGGCGAGAAAGCCGGCGTGCTCTGGGCACCGCCGTACCGCGTCCGCCTATACCTCCGAAAAGGCGCGAACGAGCTAACGATCAGGGTCTCCAACACCGGCGCGAACGGCCTCGCCGCCGACGTGACCGTGCCCGCCTGGGCGCAGGCCGCACGAGAGCGGTACGGCCGCCGCTTCACGCTCCAGCGCCTGGAGAACGCGATGGACGGCGTCAGCTCCGGTCTGATCGCCGTCCCCCGGCTCTTGGTCAAGAAGTAAGGACCGCCTAACCTAAGGACGTGACCAAGCTTCGCTGGCTGGCCCCAGCCGCCGCCCTCCTGCTCGCAGCCACCGCCTGCGGTTCGAACGGCGGCGACGCCGACGCCCAAAGCAGCACCGAAACGGAGACCAGGACGATCGTCCACGCGATGGGCAAGACCGACGTGCCGGTCCAGCCGAAGCGCGTGATCGTCCTCGACACCGACAAGCTCGACACCGCGGTCACGCTCGGCGTGATCCCGGTCGGCGCGGCGAACGCCGACGAGACCGACGGCTGGCCGAAGTACCTCGGCGCCGCGGTCAAGGACATCCCGCAGGTCGGCACCCTGCAGGAGCCGAACCTCGAGGCGATCGCCAAGCTGAACCCGGATCTCATCCTCGGCTCGGCGTTCCGGCAGAAGGACTTCTACGACAAGCTCGCCGCGATCGCCCCGACCGTCTACACCGAGCTGGTCGGCACCCCGTGGAAGGAGAACTTCCTGCTCGACGGCCAGGCGCTCGGCAAGGAGCAGGAGGCGAAGGACCTGCTGGCGAAGTACGAGGCTCGCGCCAAGGAGGTCGGCACGAGTCTCGGCGACCCGAGCCAGACGGAGGTGTCGATCGTGCGGTTCCGGCCGACCGAGATCAGGCTGTACGGCCCGACCTCGTTCGTGGGGATCGTGATCGGCGACGTCGGCCTCGGCCGCCCCAAGCTGCAGCGGCTCGAGGGCGCGAAGGACCGCAGGTTCACCGCGATCAGCCCCGAACGCATCGGCGAGGCCGACGGCGACGTGATCTTCGTGACCGCGTTCGGTACGGAGGCCGCCAAGGCGCAGACCCAGGTGACCGGCGGCGCGCTCTGGCGCGGGCTCGGCGCGGTCAAGGCCGGCAAGGCGTACGAGGTCCCGGACGAGACCTGGATGACCGGCATCGGGATCACCGCGGCGAATCAGGTGCTCGACGACCTCGAGCAACACCTTGCCCCAGCGAGCTGACCCTCCGCCGCCGAGGCCCAATGATCATGTTTACATGATCATTGGCCGCCTTACGCGGGGTAGACGCCAGGTAGAGCACCCACACGCCAGGTAAGGTCCGGCGAGCTAGGCGCCCTCGGCCAGCCGCTTGATCGTCGCGAGCCGGCGGTCCCAGTCGGACGCCACCTTCGCCAGCCAGCGCGCGGCCGTGTCGAGTCGTTCCGGCTGGACGGCGTAGCGCACCTCGCGCCCGGTCTTGTGGCCGGCCACCAGCCCCGCGCGGTCCAGAACGGAGAGGTGCTTGACGATCGCCTGCCGCGAGACCGGTACGTGCTGGGCGATCGTCGTCGCCGTGGCTTCCCCCTGTGCCGCCAACACGTCCAGCACCCGCCGCCGCGTGGAGTCCGCGAGCGCGACCAGCACCTCGTCGACGACGTCGTCGTTGATCGTCATGCGGCGAGGTACTTCTCGAGCCGGCCGATCATCGTCGTCCAGCCCTCCTCGTTGTCGCGGACCTGCCGCTGCCGGGTGTCCAGTGTCGCGGTCACCCGCGCGAAACCGGTCTCGACGACACGCACCAGCGTGCCCGAGTCGACCGGGGTCAGCGTGAACTCCACCAGCGTCGAGTTGTCGTCGCGTACGGCCTCGCCGGGGAAGCTCGGCGCCCAGCGGTAGGCCAGCCGGCGCGGCGGCTCGATGGTCTCGAACGTGGCCGGGTACGTGCCGTCCTCGACCTGCATGGTGCCGCCGGGCCGCAGGTCGACCTCCATCGGGTTCACGCCGTCGCCGAACCAGGCACCTACGTGCCGCGGCTCGGTGAGCACCGCCCAGACCCGTTCGATCGGCGCCGAGACCGTGGTCTCGCGCTCGACCCGGTTCGGCACGTACGTCCGCGCGTACTCGGCCAGCTCGGCGAGCTCCGCGGCCCAGCCCTCGGTGTTCTCCCGCGCGTGCTTCGCCTGCTGCGCGACGTCGGCCGCGAGGTCGGTGAAGCCGCTCTCCACCACGCGGACGCGGGTCGACTCGCCGTCGGGAACGAGCAGGAACTCGACCAGCGTCGAGTTGCCGTCGGTCATCTCCACGTCGTGCGCGAGCGCCCAACGGTAGGCGAACCGCGACGTCGGCTCGACCGCGACGACCTCGCCGAACGTCGTGCCGTACTCCCGCCAGTGGATCGTCAGCCGGCCACCCGGCCGCAGGTCGATCTCGGTGCCAGCGTCGCCGAACCAGGTCCCGAGGTGCTCGGCCTGGGTGATCACCTCCCAGACCCGCTCGACGGGCGCCGCGACGACTACCTCGCGCTCGATCTGGGTCGGTACAGGACTAGTCATCTCTTCAGGTCTCCTCGTCTCGAAACGTGCTACCGCATAGTTGCACGCAACCGTGGAGTTGCACAAGGTCGCGCTAACCTGTGAACGACAAACCAAGTCGTTCACAGGAGGGCGCGCGTGGCGGTCGCGTTCGAGCCGCGGGAACGGGAACGGCTCACCGGTGAGCTGTTGCGACTCGGCGAGAAGCTGTTCACCACGCAAGGGCTGCGCAAGACGTCGCTCGCCGAGCTGACCGAGCCGCTGGGCATCGCGAAGAGCAGCTTCTACTCGTTCTTCCCGGCCAAGGAGTCGCTCTATCTGGAGCTGATGGTCCGGCACGCGCCCGCCCTCGCCGACCGGATGCGCCAGGCGCTGGACCAGCCGACGACTCGGGCCGCGCTGGTCGAGCTGATGCGGACGACCGCCGACCTGCTCGAGCACGATCCGCTCTACCGCCGGCTGGTGACCCACCCGGACGAGCTCGCCTCGGTCGGTCGGAGGTTGGGCGCCGACGAGCTGGACCGGGTCCGCCCGTACGTGCTCGACCCGCTGGTGGAGTTCGTCACCCGCGCCCAGGCGGCCGGCGACCTCGTCCGCGCGGACCCGTTCACCGTTGTCGGCGTCCTCCGGACCGTCGGCCTGGTCGTCACGCACCAGGAGGAGTACGGGCCGACGTATCGGGACGTTCTTGCTCTGACGATCGAGAGCCTCGCGACCGGACTGACTCGACCAGCTTGACCACCGCCGCGAGGCCGACGAACAGGACCGCGACCAGCAGCAGGTTGACGAACACGCGCGGGTAGCCGAGTACGCGGACGTCCATGAACGGGTACGCGTAGAAGTCCACGATCGGCCCGCGGATCAGCGCGAGCGCGATCCACCAGAGCGGAAACACCAATGCCACAAGGACAACCCGCCACTCGACGCGGCCGCGCGGACCGAAGACCAGCCAGCCGAGGACCGCCAGCAGCGGCACGATCGTGTGCAGGATCGTGTCCGCGACCGCCGCCGCTCCGGTGAACTGGGCGTCGCCCGCGAGGACCAGGTGGAAGACCAGGAACGTCACGGTGATCGCGATCAGCCCGGACAGCCGGAAGCCGCGGAACCAGGTGGACGGCCGGTCCAGCCGGATCGCCAGCAGCAACGTCGTGACGCCGACGAGCAGGTTCGACTGGATGGTGAAGTAACAGAACACGTTGAAGATCCGCGCGCCGAGCGAGGTGAACTGCGTACCGGTCAGCCCCGCCGACACGTACAGCTGCACCACCATGCCGACCAGCACGGCGAACGCGGTCAGCCCGAAGAACGCCCGCGCCAAGCGGTCCTTGTTCATGAGGGGACCGTAGTAGGAACTAGCGGGTCAGTGCGGCCAACGCGCTGTCGACGTCGGCGGTCGTGGAGTAGAGGTGGAACGACACGCGCACCTTGCCGCCGCGTACGGCCGCCCGGATGCCCGCCGCCTTCAGCTTCGCCTCGGCGTCCGCCACGTCGGTCGACACGATCGCGGAGTCGCTCGGCGCCAGCCCGAGCCCGGCGCGGAACCGGTTCGCCAGGCCGACGTTGTGCGCGTTGACGCGGTCCACGCCGACGTCCAGCAGGATCTGCAGGGCCGGCGCCTGGCCGACGAAGCAGAACCAGGCCGGCGAGACGTCGAAGCGCCGCGCGTCCTCCGCGAGCCGCAGCGGCAGCCCGTAGTACGAGGTGTGCGGGTCGTCGCCCGCGTACCAGCCGGCCTGCAGCGGGCGGAAGCCATCCCGGACGGCGGGTGAGAGGTACGCGTACGCCACGCCGCGCGGCGCCATCAGCCACTTGTACGCGCCCACCACGACCACGTCGGCCGCCGCCCAGTCGCGGTGCAGCCACCCGATCGCCTGCGTCGCGTCGACGACGACCATCGCGCCGACCGCTCGTGCGGCCGCGACGATCTCGTCGTACGCCGCGACCTCACCGGTCGAGGACTGCACGGCGCTGAACGCCACCAGCGTCGTGCGCTCGTCGATCGCGCCCGCCAGCTTGTCCGGCGACACCGCCACCACCTCGACGCCGCGGTCGGCGTGGACGGCCCAGGGGAACACGTTCGACGTGAACTCGATGTCGGGCACGAGGACACGCGCGCCGTCCGGGAGTGCGGCGCCGACCGGACCGAGCAGGCCGGACACCGTCGAGGCCACCGCGACGTCGGTCGCGGGGACGCCGAGCATCGTGGCGAACGACGTCCGCGACGCCTTCGTCGACTCGTCCCAGCCCTCCCAACTGGTCCGCCCGTGCCGCCAGTCGTCCAGCGCGACCTCCAGGGCAGAGAAGGCAGGCCGCGGGGGCAGCCCGTAGCTGGACGTGTTGAGGTAGCCGGGACGGGGGTCCCAGAGTGGTTGCGCGTCGACGATCTCCATGACACCAGCCTGGCACGGGGCGCTAGGAGATCTGCAGAGCCAGTTGCCGTCGGAGTGGACACCTTGTTCACTCACGCGCGGAAGCAGCGGCGGAGTGTCCACGTCGTGAAGGAGCTTCGTACCGATCCGCCGGATTACACTCGGCGAGCCGGCAACGACGCTGGTGTTCGAACGTGCCCGGAAGGCGTGACTCAGGTGAAGATCGGCGTCCCGAAAGAAATCAAGAACCACGAGTACCGCGTCGCGATCACTCCCGCGGGAGTGCACGAGCTGGTGCGCAACGGGCACGACGTGTTCGTCGAACGCCATGCGGGCGAGGGTTCGTCGATCCCCGACGAGCAGTTCGAGCAGGCCGGTGCGCGGATCCTCGAGACCGCCGACGACGTGTGGGCCGAGGGCGACCTGATCCTCAAGGTCAAGGAGCCGATCGCGGTCGAGTACGACCGGATGCGCAAGGGCCAGGTGCTGTTCACGTACCTGCACCTCGCGGCGTCGAAGGCTTGCACCGACGCGCTGCTCGACGCGGGCGTGACCGGCATCGCGTACGAGACCGTGCAGCTGACCGATGGCTCGCTGCCGCTGCTCGCGCCGATGTCGGAGGTAGCGGGCCGGCTCGCGCCGCAGGTCGGCGCCTACCAGCTGATGCGCCAGGGCGGCGGCCGCGGCGTGCTGATGGGCGGCGTCTCCGGTGTGTACGCGGCGAAGGTCGTGGTGATCGGCGCCGGCGTCTCGGGCATGAACGCGGCGGCGATCGCGCTCGGCATGCAGGCCGAGGTGCTGTTGCTGGACAAGAACATCGAGCGGCTGCGTTCGGCGGACCGCGTCTACCGCGGGCACGTGCAGACCGTCGCGTCGAACGCGTACGAGGTCGAGCGGGCGATCATGGACGCCGACATGGTGATCGGCGCCGTTCTGGTGCCGGGTGCCAAGGCGCCGACGCTGATCACGAACGAGCAGGTCTCGCGGATGCTGCCGGGCTCGGTGCTCGTCGACATCTCGATCGACCAGGGCGGCTGCTTCGAGGACTCGCGGCCGACGACGCACGACGATCCGACGTACAAGGTGCACAACTCGGTCTTCTACTGCGTCGCGAACATGCCCGGCGCGGTGCCGCACACGTCGACGTACGCCCTGACGAACATGACGATCCCGTACTCGCTCGAGCTCGCTAACCGAGGCTGGCGCTCGGCGCTGCAGTCCGACCCGGCGCTCGCGCTCGGGTTGAACACGCACGAGGGCCAGGTG is part of the Tenggerimyces flavus genome and encodes:
- a CDS encoding glycosyltransferase family 4 protein, which codes for MNLTLLLGPSTGGIGRHVASVARRLSTKDCSIQVVGPAATNDLFHFDADVEFVPLRVPSLAAVRRGRAIFAETDLIHAHGHTAGVVAAAAAPRGVPLVVTWHNDVLAGGLKHGVLSSMQRFVVRRADVVLGASSDLVAEAKALGAESARLAPVAAPALKEATRTRADVRAELGVGDGPLLLAVGRLAPQKSYEVLLGAVARLTDRSPRPALVIAGEGTERAGLTARIEAEGLPVTLLGHRTDVPDLLAAADVFVLSSRWEARALVAQEALRTGVPLVATDAGGIPELVGDAALLVPPGDDAAFAAAVARVLDDPALADTLRTSGQKQAATWPDEDDAADALKELYDELTSGTKP
- a CDS encoding CTP synthase; the encoded protein is MAAAQPTRHIFVTGGVASSLGKGLTASSLGNLLKARGLRVTMQKLDPYLNVDPGTMNPFQHGEVFVTDDGAETDLDIGHYERFLDVDLNRIANVTTGQVYSSVIAKERRGDYLGDTVQVIPHITNEIKARIRAMAGPEVDVVITEIGGTIGDIESLPFIEAARQVRRDVGRDNVFFLHVSLVPYLAPSGELKTKPTQHSVAALRNIGIQPDALVCRSDRQLPASVKRKIALMCDVDEEAVVSCPDAPSIYDIPKVLHGEALDAYVVRRLNLPFRDVDWTRWDQLLRRVHHPADEVTVALVGKYVDLPDAYLSVSEALRAGGFEHDTKVHLRWVPSDECLTPEGAAKHLADVDAVCIPGGFGVRGIEGKIGAIRYAREHSLPTLGLCLGLQCMVIEVARDLGGLADANSTEFDGSSPQPVIATMEEQREIVAGTGDMGGTMRLGLYPAKLLDGSLVREAYGEPYIEERHRHRYEVNNSFRSQLEASGLVFSGTSPDGRLVEFIELDRSVHPYFVATQGHPELRSRPTRPHPLFAGLVAAALTRQREMQLPVGELHLARADEPVEAVAEVEDDENSAQLGAVAESWAQAART
- a CDS encoding NUDIX domain-containing protein — encoded protein: MTSDVLRDSPEQWPVSSSAVSLATGRVISVREDTLGPGFVRDVVVHPGAVGVIALDDEERVLLVRQYRHPVGHRLYEPPAGLLDVSGEDYLVGAQRELYEEGHVRASSWRVLVDAFTSPGMTTEALRIYLARDLSEPEQERYAGEHEEADMPIVWAPLSLLVEQILAGELHNPTLVMGCLAAWAARNGAGYNALRDPSAPWPARDRLG
- a CDS encoding NADPH-dependent F420 reductase, with translation MRVSIVGAGNMAGGIATRAALGGHSVRIVARDATKGTALADEVRGRVAGADVAVGEGVAGADVVVLAVPYGALKDVLATYGDALNGKTVVDISNPVDFSTFDALVVPADSSAAEELATVAPGVNVVKAFNTTFAGTLLGDEKLDVFIAGDDETARQQVAQLASDGGLRPVDVGALRHSRALEGFQLLHMKAQQSLGTNWQSALRIA
- a CDS encoding MarR family winged helix-turn-helix transcriptional regulator, with product MSQNDEPRWLSEAEQDSWRPFAAVMMKLPAALDAQLLRDSGMTHFEYLVLGRLAEAPDETVRMSELASFVAASLSRLSHVVKRLEDRGWVRRRPCPEDGRYTNAVLTKPGRAKVVAAAPGHVAAVRELVVDALSATQYRQLGSAAKRILHQIEPTSR
- a CDS encoding glycosyl hydrolase, whose product is MIDELRKTFQDPPADCRPMMRWWWFGPSVERDELTRELEAMHDAGLGGAEVAVVYPLSESTDRYLSKEFLADLRHAADEAQRLGLRFDVTLGSGWPFGGPHVTPDLAARKLHWDRQEVGLEAADLPAPQTWPDDELVAAYVGEGTAKETPTSFDQLPIVDGTIRVPAGTGPRVVLTAVSRLTGQHVKRAAAGAEGLALDHYSAAATANHIEAVCEPLVNAVGPERLGSVFCDSLEVYDADWTPNALAEFEERRGYDPRPRLWQVHVDNPEAPKLRADFYRTLTELLEENFLAPLQSWAAKKGVKFRLQGYGEPPATVSSYRFADIVEGEGWGWKDLPPTRWASSAAQLYGKQIVSSEVWTFVHAPSMRATPLDLQAELHEHLLCGVNHVIGHGWPYSPSNANGLGWIFYAAGALDDRNPWWPAMRPFAAYVQRLCWLLRQGERVSDVGIYVPARDVYAKMQPSQPKGIDLWRRTRDAIGFELTRSIREAGFDFDLFDDDAIGVLDDGRFPIVVVPGANDVAERLQARTPDVTIAPPRPAVGFVHRKIGDVDAYLVANTGPNVEEFQLTPRDTHQWIERWDPHTGDVLSRGATSIPLRLEAYEAAVLVAFDGDATPTEPTAPQAVHELDGDWTVRFGADPTPVTLPHRWEDDPVLEHYSGSATYATTVEHGEGEVWLDLGDTTPGEPAELGLLWHLAGPAYQAAAEPPVGVVAEVSLNGEKAGVLWAPPYRVRLYLRKGANELTIRVSNTGANGLAADVTVPAWAQAARERYGRRFTLQRLENAMDGVSSGLIAVPRLLVKK